The Streptomyces sp. NL15-2K genome contains a region encoding:
- a CDS encoding ATP-binding protein → MTEEQEAPPNRDWVYTSSLQLAAVPSAASCSRMLVRLTLTRWKLADYVETAELVMSELVTNALRATGLTDPEAKSWEITAEQVIGVQLRATGTSLVLDVWDRSSDVPVTESPGDDAEGGRGLLLIGAMAKQWDVFRPHAGGKIVWAELELDRAAKTPPLTTMPVRIPGATKPPKGPVHTMAEEALLQRFLDALYQWDEPQPI, encoded by the coding sequence GTGACCGAGGAACAAGAGGCACCGCCGAACCGCGATTGGGTCTACACCAGCAGCTTGCAACTGGCAGCCGTACCGTCGGCTGCCAGTTGCTCACGGATGCTCGTCCGGCTGACGCTGACACGGTGGAAGTTGGCCGACTACGTTGAGACGGCGGAGCTGGTGATGTCGGAGCTTGTCACCAATGCTCTGCGGGCAACCGGGCTCACCGACCCGGAAGCGAAGTCGTGGGAAATTACGGCGGAGCAAGTCATCGGGGTACAGCTCCGCGCCACCGGTACGAGCCTGGTGTTGGACGTCTGGGACAGAAGCTCTGACGTACCCGTAACGGAGAGCCCCGGCGACGATGCCGAAGGTGGACGCGGACTGTTGCTCATCGGGGCGATGGCGAAGCAGTGGGATGTCTTCCGCCCGCACGCCGGAGGGAAAATCGTGTGGGCAGAACTCGAACTGGACAGGGCGGCGAAGACACCACCACTCACCACCATGCCAGTACGCATCCCGGGAGCCACCAAACCACCCAAGGGGCCAGTTCACACGATGGCAGAGGAGGCACTGTTGCAACGCTTCCTTGATGCTCTGTACCAATGGGATGAGCCGCAGCCGATTTGA
- a CDS encoding DNA-binding protein, with product MSEQPTGTGQLRTLAVRITEDLRAQLDVVAQITGRSTTEEIRVALEHWVEKTKSDPAILQKAAAIRAEIEREAQTRRNAISAIFGAEDTAEEKTEESAPAGRPATRRGKTSDE from the coding sequence ATGAGCGAGCAGCCAACAGGGACAGGCCAGCTCCGCACGCTGGCTGTCCGGATCACCGAAGACCTGCGAGCACAGCTGGACGTTGTCGCGCAGATCACCGGTCGCAGCACCACCGAAGAGATTCGGGTCGCCCTGGAGCACTGGGTCGAGAAGACCAAGTCTGACCCGGCCATCCTTCAGAAGGCAGCGGCAATCCGTGCCGAGATCGAGCGGGAGGCGCAGACGCGCCGCAACGCCATTTCGGCAATCTTCGGTGCCGAGGACACCGCGGAGGAGAAGACTGAAGAGTCGGCTCCCGCCGGCCGTCCGGCTACTCGCCGAGGTAAGACCTCCGACGAGTAA
- a CDS encoding recombinase family protein, producing MTDQERPLIYGYMRVERSQTDKELHVLELDLQRFAASEGYRYAQTFQEFEPGCTRVFTALVAELTRVGGHHVVVPTMDHLALHPLLQVHLLMKLELDAGAEVFEVTAS from the coding sequence GTGACCGACCAAGAACGTCCCCTGATCTACGGGTACATGCGAGTCGAGCGAAGCCAGACGGACAAGGAGCTCCACGTCCTTGAGCTTGACCTCCAACGCTTCGCCGCTTCCGAGGGCTACCGATACGCACAGACCTTTCAAGAGTTCGAACCCGGCTGCACGAGAGTGTTCACGGCGTTGGTCGCTGAACTCACCCGTGTCGGTGGCCACCACGTGGTCGTACCGACCATGGATCATCTGGCGCTTCATCCGCTGTTGCAGGTTCACCTGCTCATGAAGTTGGAACTGGATGCAGGCGCCGAGGTCTTCGAGGTGACCGCCTCGTGA
- a CDS encoding SLATT domain-containing protein → MSLIPDGIPESHRAIAQEADRIHESALWSAQGQFEQAKLWRLINLMLGVPAAALAAISGGTALGGDLGIWPGVLALISAAFSATLTTVNASRRMTQAQASASAYLELQTAARQFLTIDLADLSREDARDALRNLTNTRDELNKTSDPPGRLAYKKSSKNISGGGQSYATDEGE, encoded by the coding sequence GTGTCACTGATCCCCGACGGCATCCCTGAGTCACACCGAGCGATCGCGCAAGAAGCCGACCGCATCCACGAGAGTGCGCTGTGGAGCGCACAAGGCCAGTTCGAGCAGGCCAAGTTGTGGCGGCTCATCAACCTGATGCTTGGCGTCCCGGCAGCAGCACTCGCCGCCATCTCCGGTGGAACCGCTCTCGGCGGTGACCTCGGTATCTGGCCGGGGGTGTTGGCTCTTATCTCGGCTGCCTTCAGCGCCACCCTGACTACCGTGAACGCGTCGCGTCGTATGACACAGGCCCAGGCTTCGGCCAGTGCCTACCTTGAACTTCAGACAGCCGCACGGCAGTTCCTCACCATCGACCTGGCCGATCTTAGTCGCGAAGACGCGCGGGATGCGTTGCGCAATCTCACCAACACTCGGGATGAGCTCAACAAGACGTCCGACCCACCGGGTCGCCTCGCATACAAGAAGTCCAGCAAGAACATCAGCGGCGGTGGCCAAAGCTATGCCACAGACGAGGGGGAGTAG
- a CDS encoding GntR family transcriptional regulator produces the protein MKLPGEDVPTIGDIAQAHGVSVSTAHRAFTQFKNDGLIEVSRGRRAVVRSVQLHRVGESLRREPEGC, from the coding sequence ATGAAGCTGCCCGGCGAGGACGTCCCCACCATCGGCGACATCGCCCAAGCCCATGGTGTCTCAGTCAGCACCGCTCACCGCGCCTTCACCCAGTTCAAGAACGACGGCCTCATCGAGGTCAGCCGCGGCCGCCGAGCCGTCGTCCGCAGTGTGCAACTGCATCGAGTCGGCGAGAGCCTGCGCCGCGAGCCGGAGGGATGCTGA
- a CDS encoding recombinase family protein: protein MRPAIYGYMRVVSSDEADDESERVKRELAQYAQREGFALDQVFTENIRCSESAFSVMLDALKHHEVKDIIVPSLWHFARLPGLQEAMTQHIEQETGARIWVVQGRRA from the coding sequence ATGCGACCTGCAATTTACGGCTACATGCGCGTCGTGAGCAGCGACGAAGCAGACGACGAATCCGAGCGTGTGAAGCGCGAGTTGGCCCAGTACGCCCAGCGCGAAGGCTTCGCGCTCGACCAGGTGTTCACCGAGAACATCAGGTGTTCGGAATCTGCCTTCTCCGTGATGCTCGACGCCTTGAAGCACCACGAGGTCAAGGACATCATCGTCCCCTCGCTCTGGCACTTCGCCCGACTCCCCGGCCTCCAGGAGGCCATGACGCAGCACATCGAACAGGAAACCGGTGCTCGCATCTGGGTAGTTCAGGGGCGGCGCGCGTGA
- a CDS encoding helix-turn-helix domain-containing protein — protein sequence MNELSRRYGVHRHTVDRHLERAGVSKRQMTKMTPAKVEQAKELYGQGLSTNQIGKKFGISGSTVWKALKRAGVRMRPPVA from the coding sequence ATGAACGAACTGTCTCGACGGTACGGAGTTCATCGCCACACGGTAGACCGGCACCTGGAACGCGCAGGCGTTTCGAAGCGGCAGATGACCAAGATGACGCCAGCGAAGGTGGAGCAAGCAAAGGAGCTTTACGGGCAGGGCCTGAGCACGAATCAGATCGGGAAGAAGTTCGGCATCAGCGGCAGCACGGTGTGGAAGGCACTCAAGCGGGCGGGGGTGAGGATGCGCCCGCCGGTGGCGTAG
- a CDS encoding deoxyxylulose-5-phosphate synthase, with translation MAHGKTSYVCLPCRASYKQPYPGYQDHDRVCPRCAEPLIHIGSAFAAPKRRDTAAWRTLSVLLHAGVRFHKSCCGGPGYRPRTLSEVRERMAYARATGEPFAQALVRRDLP, from the coding sequence ATGGCCCATGGAAAGACCTCGTACGTTTGCCTGCCCTGCCGGGCCTCGTACAAGCAGCCCTACCCCGGCTACCAGGACCACGACCGGGTCTGTCCACGCTGCGCCGAACCACTGATCCACATCGGCTCCGCCTTCGCGGCACCCAAGAGGCGGGACACCGCTGCCTGGCGCACCCTCTCCGTGCTGCTGCACGCCGGTGTGCGCTTCCACAAGAGCTGCTGCGGCGGCCCCGGCTACCGCCCACGCACCCTCAGCGAGGTGCGTGAGCGGATGGCTTACGCCCGGGCCACCGGAGAACCATTCGCTCAGGCGTTGGTCCGCCGCGACCTGCCCTAG
- a CDS encoding helix-turn-helix transcriptional regulator: protein MAAKRMRLAQRRKSAGYSQDKLAERLGIERSTVVRWETAESEPQPWVRPKLAAALNVTLDELESLLDDVTVIQVKPSERMSYVLEHPSSVDLVAVAYLHERIRQLDERYDRAPSTALLGPAGQVHGQVKFLRENATNPRVRKALFEVEAESATFMGQLVWDVSQRRDHDAPVAYLDEAVTAARHVRDPYAEAYATLRKSFVALYGEKNPLKGATLAGQAAEVARSASPSLTGLSLLHVAEGYAMSGDLKSCEEALTKAEAQLDRVSADDVAAEYYTINEFSRLSGSCYLFLNLPERAEPILRMTARALAAKQKSQAIALGNLTLSLIRQRKLDEAATTMHRTIDAVELTRGGGGLNLAFAAGRELREWRHEPWVQDVNDRLLALMAAI, encoded by the coding sequence ATGGCGGCCAAGCGCATGCGGCTCGCTCAGCGTCGCAAATCTGCGGGCTACAGCCAAGACAAGCTCGCCGAACGACTGGGCATCGAGCGCTCGACGGTCGTGCGCTGGGAAACAGCCGAGAGCGAACCCCAGCCGTGGGTGCGTCCCAAGCTCGCCGCCGCGCTCAACGTGACGCTCGACGAGTTGGAGTCCCTGCTCGACGACGTGACAGTCATCCAGGTGAAGCCCAGCGAGCGCATGAGCTACGTTCTGGAACACCCTTCGTCAGTTGACCTGGTGGCAGTCGCCTACTTACACGAGCGGATTCGCCAACTCGACGAGCGGTACGACAGAGCACCTTCGACGGCCCTGCTCGGACCCGCCGGCCAGGTCCACGGGCAGGTGAAGTTCCTTCGAGAGAACGCGACCAACCCCCGCGTGCGCAAAGCCCTCTTCGAGGTCGAAGCCGAGTCGGCCACGTTCATGGGACAGCTCGTCTGGGATGTAAGCCAGCGGCGCGACCACGACGCACCTGTCGCCTACCTGGATGAGGCGGTGACCGCGGCCCGCCACGTGCGTGATCCGTACGCCGAGGCATACGCGACGCTACGCAAGAGCTTCGTGGCGCTCTACGGCGAGAAGAATCCCCTCAAGGGCGCGACGCTCGCGGGACAGGCGGCGGAGGTCGCACGATCCGCCAGTCCTTCCCTTACCGGGCTGAGCTTGCTTCACGTGGCCGAGGGCTACGCCATGAGCGGCGACCTCAAGTCATGCGAGGAGGCGCTGACGAAGGCAGAGGCACAACTCGACCGGGTCAGTGCCGACGACGTAGCGGCTGAGTACTACACGATCAACGAGTTCAGCCGCTTGTCCGGGTCGTGCTACCTCTTCTTGAACCTGCCCGAGCGGGCCGAGCCCATTCTGCGTATGACCGCCAGAGCGCTCGCCGCGAAGCAGAAGAGCCAGGCCATCGCGCTCGGGAATCTCACCTTGTCGCTGATCCGCCAGCGCAAGCTCGACGAAGCGGCGACCACAATGCACCGGACGATCGACGCCGTGGAGCTGACACGGGGTGGCGGCGGTCTTAATCTGGCATTCGCCGCTGGTCGAGAGCTTCGCGAGTGGCGGCACGAGCCGTGGGTGCAGGACGTCAACGACCGCCTTCTGGCTCTCATGGCAGCTATCTAA
- a CDS encoding 5-formyltetrahydrofolate cyclo-ligase, with amino-acid sequence MSDIDQAKEAVRDQVWRLLEREGAVPEDSYGKIPGFYGAEATAERLAELEVWKQARTVKANPDWAQLPVRIRALQDDKLLYMAVPRMASLQPFFMLDPTTLEIPAEEAAEKKGAAQVARRIGVEDMQPIDIVICGSVAVNRSGARIGKGAGYSDLEVALLIEAGLVTDETVIVAPVHQLQVVDEEIPETEHDFSVDLIITPGEVIQCSGRRRPQGLVWNDLTADKIAAIPALAAQASARRSK; translated from the coding sequence GTGAGCGACATCGACCAGGCCAAGGAAGCCGTCCGCGACCAGGTGTGGCGCCTGCTCGAACGTGAAGGCGCTGTGCCCGAAGACTCGTACGGCAAGATCCCCGGCTTCTACGGCGCGGAGGCGACGGCTGAGCGCCTGGCCGAGCTGGAGGTGTGGAAGCAGGCCCGGACGGTCAAGGCGAACCCCGACTGGGCCCAACTACCGGTCCGCATCCGCGCGCTCCAGGACGACAAGCTGCTGTACATGGCCGTGCCGAGGATGGCGAGCCTCCAGCCGTTTTTCATGCTCGACCCAACGACGCTTGAGATACCCGCCGAGGAAGCAGCCGAGAAGAAGGGCGCCGCGCAGGTCGCCCGTCGCATTGGCGTCGAGGACATGCAGCCGATCGACATCGTGATCTGTGGCAGCGTGGCCGTGAACCGCTCCGGGGCGCGCATCGGCAAGGGTGCCGGGTACTCCGACCTGGAGGTTGCGCTCCTCATCGAGGCGGGCCTCGTGACGGACGAGACGGTCATCGTCGCGCCCGTCCACCAGCTCCAGGTGGTCGACGAGGAGATCCCCGAAACCGAGCACGACTTCAGTGTGGACCTCATCATCACACCAGGCGAGGTGATCCAGTGCTCGGGGCGGCGCCGGCCACAGGGGCTCGTCTGGAACGACCTGACAGCGGACAAGATCGCAGCGATCCCTGCTCTCGCCGCACAGGCAAGCGCTCGTCGTTCTAAATAG
- a CDS encoding ATP-binding protein, with the protein MTVDKQRVVAVGAELAAVAGRLTERVFEPVGNQPPLPIPNLRFLAAHHFPDEWQRDRVVALEALLRRGSSHLNGLFAESLMTVQEAALRLFNLDGGADFPTVKKRDLGYLGHDSDKKYSELRNDLKKRVDPRGESTFGRDLRKLRLSLARVLLDPDFPFEGDTAGTETFISDGNVADVSIPALPGAHNVARFQNFDARYAARPEIHAQFRIIMEAGIKCVLLTGPAGMGKTRLATEVPKEYASSDEILHLRADTVDSLSLDVLAAMHKYGLTSRISSTISVNHCMAELLASPQGPMFTIIDNVESPSQLLNIVPSSLHSTVIATCRTSTRLPEGWSVINVGRMTEDESCDMIARALPDLRQHEVRDLAVHLHGYALVTKYSCLLLEHGHLSVLDFIREFGRSRSGFLAKVPSGREELLGDVLKRVREQVRHRSIDADFLLSCLGTIKDICGTAADVPHNYLSACLQIAHGVRPNRDGTTFEYAIALRTLQDFGFLERENLGCFQTHPLISELMVTLAEDSFAKTCPILMRAHASSLPEGTLSSRGMWFKKKSYSDALASVIGHSATKELAYLYLDQTLTRFGLNQKNLTWLKKRKRPKIDWGDGRMAWNLIEGPGKPLRLILWEDEVIGGRRKTWEEFRKDFRVE; encoded by the coding sequence GTGACAGTGGACAAACAGCGAGTGGTAGCCGTGGGAGCCGAGCTTGCCGCTGTGGCAGGACGCCTCACCGAGCGAGTCTTTGAGCCAGTGGGAAACCAGCCCCCGCTGCCTATACCGAACCTCCGTTTCCTCGCCGCTCATCACTTTCCAGATGAGTGGCAGCGGGACCGCGTCGTCGCGCTGGAAGCATTGTTGAGACGGGGCAGCTCGCACCTCAATGGCTTATTTGCAGAAAGCCTCATGACCGTCCAGGAAGCCGCCTTGCGACTTTTTAATCTTGACGGCGGCGCAGATTTCCCTACAGTCAAGAAGAGAGATCTTGGCTATCTCGGGCACGACAGCGACAAGAAGTACAGCGAATTGCGCAACGATCTGAAAAAGAGGGTTGACCCCAGGGGAGAGTCGACCTTTGGAAGAGATCTCAGGAAGCTACGACTTTCCCTGGCTCGAGTACTCCTCGACCCCGACTTCCCGTTCGAAGGCGATACCGCAGGAACCGAAACGTTCATCAGCGATGGCAACGTAGCCGACGTTTCAATTCCGGCACTTCCTGGAGCGCACAATGTCGCAAGGTTCCAAAACTTCGATGCCCGCTACGCAGCCCGCCCAGAAATACATGCGCAGTTCAGAATCATTATGGAAGCAGGAATAAAATGTGTCCTACTAACTGGGCCTGCGGGTATGGGGAAGACCCGCCTGGCAACAGAAGTCCCCAAAGAATACGCAAGCAGTGATGAGATATTGCACCTGCGGGCAGATACAGTAGATTCGCTGAGTTTGGACGTGCTGGCAGCAATGCACAAGTACGGGCTGACCTCCCGAATCTCCTCAACAATCTCAGTCAATCACTGCATGGCTGAGCTGCTAGCTTCGCCGCAGGGGCCGATGTTCACCATTATTGATAACGTCGAGTCTCCAAGCCAGCTGCTAAATATAGTGCCGAGCAGTTTGCATTCGACGGTGATAGCAACATGTCGCACATCTACTCGCTTGCCTGAGGGATGGAGTGTTATCAATGTTGGCAGAATGACAGAGGATGAATCATGCGACATGATAGCGAGGGCGCTTCCCGATTTGCGTCAACATGAGGTGCGCGACTTAGCAGTGCACCTACATGGATATGCTCTGGTTACAAAATATTCCTGTTTGCTTCTCGAGCATGGTCACCTCTCGGTTCTCGACTTCATTCGAGAGTTCGGGAGAAGCCGGTCAGGGTTTCTCGCCAAGGTGCCGTCTGGGCGAGAAGAGCTGCTCGGCGACGTCTTGAAGCGTGTCAGGGAGCAAGTGAGGCACAGAAGCATCGATGCCGACTTCCTCTTGTCTTGCCTCGGGACCATCAAAGATATTTGCGGCACTGCCGCCGATGTTCCGCATAATTACCTTTCCGCATGTCTCCAGATTGCCCATGGCGTTAGACCCAATCGGGACGGAACAACATTTGAGTACGCTATTGCTTTACGGACACTCCAGGACTTTGGTTTTCTCGAGCGAGAAAATCTCGGATGTTTTCAGACTCATCCACTCATCAGTGAACTAATGGTGACGTTGGCGGAGGATAGCTTCGCCAAAACCTGTCCGATTTTGATGCGCGCCCACGCGAGCTCGCTACCGGAAGGAACTTTGTCCAGTAGGGGCATGTGGTTTAAGAAGAAGAGCTATAGCGACGCGCTCGCAAGCGTCATTGGCCATTCGGCAACTAAAGAGCTCGCGTACCTATACCTCGATCAAACACTGACTCGATTTGGATTAAATCAAAAGAATCTAACATGGCTCAAAAAAAGGAAGCGGCCTAAAATTGATTGGGGAGACGGGCGTATGGCCTGGAACCTCATCGAGGGCCCCGGAAAGCCACTACGCCTCATCCTCTGGGAAGATGAAGTAATCGGTGGGCGCAGAAAAACTTGGGAGGAATTCCGCAAGGATTTCCGAGTGGAATAG